One Chroicocephalus ridibundus chromosome 31, bChrRid1.1, whole genome shotgun sequence genomic window carries:
- the TUT1 gene encoding speckle targeted PIP5K1A-regulated poly(A) polymerase isoform X1 gives MGRATSGGSCGEKREWEDAGGAADMAGTGNGPGPATDVDTGPGPAVEAGPGLVLGTGTGSSPATDADTGPEADPGPVAGTSTGSCPATEADTGLKTDPSSGPDTDAVPDPLPGAGTVPGLLPDPVADPDVESQPRGGFRCRLCQVSAANRPSLAEHLRGKKHQRLRALRAERRAQEQRSLFVTGFARGTSGAELADYFRTYGDVATVVMDKEKGAYAIVELREAAGRERALAEPRHHLDGHRLRVRPREQKGFVYGPPSGRSPRREPLGPARLEQELWQASDVDTQMSRLVELLELSEAERRVRHLLVTLFQEVFTEFFPGCAVLPFGSSVNGFDAHGCDLDLLLDLEPTKSLQAAATRDLPASEDSILSDIDLAVTPAPEVLELVATVLRRCVPGVRRVRAVPTARRPVVKFCHKQSGLAGDISIDNRLALLNTRFLQLCAEADERVRPLVYAVRLWAKQQGLAGNPSGGGPLLNNYALTLLVLFFLQTRSPPVLPTVARLRDVAGDEDRAVVGGWDCSFPRDAASLEPSTNTESPGSLLAQFFHVLGDFDLAGQVISLREGRALPLPSPDVPEGLKLGPFNLQDPFELSHNVAANVNEKTAARFGHCCRAAAKYCRSLQYCRKSSKGRAWGLTRLFQPGAVEPGAGNAGVFLISIPLDVAGGCRQLAGRGPWFWEVCAAIAFVLRDILKCDCAAGKTPRASNEECGIPEDSAPSEEDAEPDVEETAVVGSKRHRSEVTNGSALPGGKKPRPNVPEEAAVANWSCAVRHRVWTGRRRVRRQLRHGDDAQEPEGDSLELEQKVSETIVGRGDAEGTPQPLLQFEASARPATTRRETRVLLRLVPSPTPPGPLFRDFFHFLQSFLPGAVRRRLGWGPAGGTEPQNGGDVAGGSVS, from the exons ATGGGACGGGCTACTTCCGGCGGAAGTTGTGGAGAGAAGCGGGAGTGGGAGGACGCCGGTGGTGCCGCGGACATGGCGGGTACCGGTAACGGCCCCGGCCCAGCCACGGACGTCGACACCGGCCCCGGCCCAGCCGTGGAGGCGGGTCCCGGCCTGGTTCTCGGTACCGGCACGGGCTCCAGTCCAGCCACGGACGCGGACACCGGCCCAGAAGCGGATCCCGGCCCGGTCGCCGGTACTAGTACCGGCTCCTGCCCAGCCACGGAGGCGGACACCGGCCTGAAGACAGACCCCAGCTCCGGCCCAGATACGGACGCGGTTCCCGACCCGCTCCCCGGTGCCGGTACCGTTCCCGGTCTCCTCCCCGACCCGGTAGCAGATCCCGACGTGGAGTCTCAACCTCGGGGCGGATTCCGCTGCCGCTTGTGCCAAGTCTCTGCCGCCAACC GGCCGAGCTTGGCGGAGCACCTCCGGGGGAAGAAGCACCAgcggctgcgggctctgcgggcCGAACGCCGGGCCCAGGAACAACGGAGCCTCTTCGTTACCGGTTTCGCCCGCGGCACCTCAGGCGCGGAACTCGCCGACTATTTCCGTACCTACGGCGATGTCGCGACGGTCGTGATGGACAAAGAGAAG GGCGCTTACGCCATCGTGGAGCTGCGGGAGGCGGCGGGACGGGAGCGGGCCCTGGCGGAGCCCCGGCACCACCTGGACGGGCACCGGCTCCGCGTCCGGCCCCGGGAGCAAAAGGGGTTCGTTTACGGGCCCCCCTCCGGGCGCAGCCCCCGCCGGGAGcccctcggcccggcccggctggaGCAGGAGCTTTGGCAGGCCTCAGAC GTGGACACCCAAATGTCGCGGctggtggagctgctggagctgagcgAGGCCGAGCGCCGGGTGCGGCACCTCCTGGTGACGCTCTTCCAGGAGGTTTTCACCGAGTTCTTCCCCG GCTGCGCCGTGCTGCCCTTCGGCTCCTCCGTCAACGGCTTCGACGCCCACGGCTGCGACCTTGACCTTCTCCTGGACCTGGAACCCACCAAATCCCTCCAGGCGGCGGCCACTCGAGACCTTCCCGCCTCCGAGGATTCCATCCTGAGCGACATCGACCTGGCGGTGACGCCGGCGCCGGAGGTGTTGGAGCTGGTGGCCACCGTGCTGCGACGCTGCGTGCCGGGCGTCCGCCGGGTCCGCGCCGTCCCCACCGCCCGGCGGCCTGTCGTTAAGTTTTGTCACAAACAATCGGGGCTGGCGGGTGACATCTCCATCGACAACAG GCTGGCGCTCCTCAACACCCGCTTCCTGCAGCTTTGCGCCGAGGCGGACGAACGCGTGCGGCCGTTGGTCTACGCCGTGCGGCTCTGGGCCAAGCAGCAGGGCCTGGCAG GAAACCCCTCTGGGGGAGGTCCCCTCCTCAACAACTACGCCCTGACGCTGCTGGTGCTCTTTTTCCTGCAGACCCGCAGCCCCCCCGTGCTCCCCACCGTCGCCCGGCTGCGTGACGTGGCAG GGGATGAGGACCGCGCCGTGGTGGGCGGATGGGACTGCAGCTTCCCCCGGGACGCGGCGTCGCTGGAGCCCAGCACCAACACCGAGAGTCCCG GTTCGCTGCTGGCCCAATTTTTCCACGTTTTGGGGGATTTCGACTTGGCGGGGCAGGTCATTTCGCTGCGGGAGGGTCGAGCGCTGCCGCTGCCGTCCCCCGACGTCCCCGAGGGCTTGAAATTGGGACCCTTCAACCTGCAGGACCCCTTCGAGCTGAGCCACAACGTGGCGGCCAACGTCAACGAGAAAACGGCCGCCCGTTTCGGCCACTGCTGTCGCGCCGCCGCCAAATATTGCCGCAGCCTGCAATACTGCCGCAAATCCAGCAAAGGCCGCGCCTGGGGGCTGACGCGGCTCTTCCAACCCGGCGCGGTAGAGCCGGGAGCGGGCAACGCCGGCGTTTTCCTCATTTCCATCCCTTTGGATGTCGCCGGCGGCTGCCGGCAGCTCGCTGGTCGCGGTCCTTGGTTTTGGGAGGTCTGTGCCGCCATCGCCTTCGTGCTGAGGGACATTCTCAAGTGCGACTGCGCCGCCGGGAAGACGCCGAGAGCTTCCAACGAGGAATGCGGGATCCCGGAGGACTCGGCGCCATCCGAGGAAGACGCGGAGCCGGACGTGGAGGAGACGGCGGTGGTGGGTTCCAAGCGTCACCGGTCGGAGGTGACAAACGGCTCCGCGCTCCCGGGCGGGAAGAAACCGCGTCCCAACGTCCccgaggaggcggcggtggcgaATTGGAGCTGCGCCGTCCGGCACCGCGTGTGGACGGGACGACGCCGCGTCCGCCGTCAGCTGCGTCACGGGGACGATGCCCAGGAGCCGGAGGGCGACTCCctggagctggagcagaaggTTTCGGAGACCATCGTGGGACGAGGGGACGCCGAGGGGACGCCGCAGCCGCTGCTGCAATTCGAGGCCAGCGCCCGCCCGGCCACCACCCGGCGGGAGACGCGGGTCCTCCTGCGCCTGgtcccctccccaaccccccccgggCCGCTTTTTCGggacttttttcactttttgcagaGTTTTCTGCCCGGCGCGGTGCGGCGGCGCCTGGgctgggggccggcggggggcacGGAGCCCCAGAACGGAGGGGACGTGGCGGGGGGTTCTGTCTCTTGa
- the TUT1 gene encoding speckle targeted PIP5K1A-regulated poly(A) polymerase isoform X2 encodes MGRATSGGSCGEKREWEDAGGAADMAGTGNGPGPATDVDTGPGPAVEAGPGLVLGTGTGSSPATDADTGPEADPGPVAGTSTGSCPATEADTGLKTDPSSGPDTDAVPDPLPGAGTVPGLLPDPVADPDVESQPRGGFRCRLCQVSAANRPSLAEHLRGKKHQRLRALRAERRAQEQRSLFVTGFARGTSGAELADYFRTYGDVATVVMDKEKGAYAIVELREAAGRERALAEPRHHLDGHRLRVRPREQKGFVYGPPSGRSPRREPLGPARLEQELWQASDVDTQMSRLVELLELSEAERRVRHLLVTLFQEVFTEFFPGCAVLPFGSSVNGFDAHGCDLDLLLDLEPTKSLQAAATRDLPASEDSILSDIDLAVTPAPEVLELVATVLRRCVPGVRRVRAVPTARRPVVKFCHKQSGLAGDISIDNRLALLNTRFLQLCAEADERVRPLVYAVRLWAKQQGLAGNPSGGGPLLNNYALTLLVLFFLQTRSPPVLPTVARLRDVAGDEDRAVVGGWDCSFPRDAASLEPSTNTESSLLAQFFHVLGDFDLAGQVISLREGRALPLPSPDVPEGLKLGPFNLQDPFELSHNVAANVNEKTAARFGHCCRAAAKYCRSLQYCRKSSKGRAWGLTRLFQPGAVEPGAGNAGVFLISIPLDVAGGCRQLAGRGPWFWEVCAAIAFVLRDILKCDCAAGKTPRASNEECGIPEDSAPSEEDAEPDVEETAVVGSKRHRSEVTNGSALPGGKKPRPNVPEEAAVANWSCAVRHRVWTGRRRVRRQLRHGDDAQEPEGDSLELEQKVSETIVGRGDAEGTPQPLLQFEASARPATTRRETRVLLRLVPSPTPPGPLFRDFFHFLQSFLPGAVRRRLGWGPAGGTEPQNGGDVAGGSVS; translated from the exons ATGGGACGGGCTACTTCCGGCGGAAGTTGTGGAGAGAAGCGGGAGTGGGAGGACGCCGGTGGTGCCGCGGACATGGCGGGTACCGGTAACGGCCCCGGCCCAGCCACGGACGTCGACACCGGCCCCGGCCCAGCCGTGGAGGCGGGTCCCGGCCTGGTTCTCGGTACCGGCACGGGCTCCAGTCCAGCCACGGACGCGGACACCGGCCCAGAAGCGGATCCCGGCCCGGTCGCCGGTACTAGTACCGGCTCCTGCCCAGCCACGGAGGCGGACACCGGCCTGAAGACAGACCCCAGCTCCGGCCCAGATACGGACGCGGTTCCCGACCCGCTCCCCGGTGCCGGTACCGTTCCCGGTCTCCTCCCCGACCCGGTAGCAGATCCCGACGTGGAGTCTCAACCTCGGGGCGGATTCCGCTGCCGCTTGTGCCAAGTCTCTGCCGCCAACC GGCCGAGCTTGGCGGAGCACCTCCGGGGGAAGAAGCACCAgcggctgcgggctctgcgggcCGAACGCCGGGCCCAGGAACAACGGAGCCTCTTCGTTACCGGTTTCGCCCGCGGCACCTCAGGCGCGGAACTCGCCGACTATTTCCGTACCTACGGCGATGTCGCGACGGTCGTGATGGACAAAGAGAAG GGCGCTTACGCCATCGTGGAGCTGCGGGAGGCGGCGGGACGGGAGCGGGCCCTGGCGGAGCCCCGGCACCACCTGGACGGGCACCGGCTCCGCGTCCGGCCCCGGGAGCAAAAGGGGTTCGTTTACGGGCCCCCCTCCGGGCGCAGCCCCCGCCGGGAGcccctcggcccggcccggctggaGCAGGAGCTTTGGCAGGCCTCAGAC GTGGACACCCAAATGTCGCGGctggtggagctgctggagctgagcgAGGCCGAGCGCCGGGTGCGGCACCTCCTGGTGACGCTCTTCCAGGAGGTTTTCACCGAGTTCTTCCCCG GCTGCGCCGTGCTGCCCTTCGGCTCCTCCGTCAACGGCTTCGACGCCCACGGCTGCGACCTTGACCTTCTCCTGGACCTGGAACCCACCAAATCCCTCCAGGCGGCGGCCACTCGAGACCTTCCCGCCTCCGAGGATTCCATCCTGAGCGACATCGACCTGGCGGTGACGCCGGCGCCGGAGGTGTTGGAGCTGGTGGCCACCGTGCTGCGACGCTGCGTGCCGGGCGTCCGCCGGGTCCGCGCCGTCCCCACCGCCCGGCGGCCTGTCGTTAAGTTTTGTCACAAACAATCGGGGCTGGCGGGTGACATCTCCATCGACAACAG GCTGGCGCTCCTCAACACCCGCTTCCTGCAGCTTTGCGCCGAGGCGGACGAACGCGTGCGGCCGTTGGTCTACGCCGTGCGGCTCTGGGCCAAGCAGCAGGGCCTGGCAG GAAACCCCTCTGGGGGAGGTCCCCTCCTCAACAACTACGCCCTGACGCTGCTGGTGCTCTTTTTCCTGCAGACCCGCAGCCCCCCCGTGCTCCCCACCGTCGCCCGGCTGCGTGACGTGGCAG GGGATGAGGACCGCGCCGTGGTGGGCGGATGGGACTGCAGCTTCCCCCGGGACGCGGCGTCGCTGGAGCCCAGCACCAACACCGAGA GTTCGCTGCTGGCCCAATTTTTCCACGTTTTGGGGGATTTCGACTTGGCGGGGCAGGTCATTTCGCTGCGGGAGGGTCGAGCGCTGCCGCTGCCGTCCCCCGACGTCCCCGAGGGCTTGAAATTGGGACCCTTCAACCTGCAGGACCCCTTCGAGCTGAGCCACAACGTGGCGGCCAACGTCAACGAGAAAACGGCCGCCCGTTTCGGCCACTGCTGTCGCGCCGCCGCCAAATATTGCCGCAGCCTGCAATACTGCCGCAAATCCAGCAAAGGCCGCGCCTGGGGGCTGACGCGGCTCTTCCAACCCGGCGCGGTAGAGCCGGGAGCGGGCAACGCCGGCGTTTTCCTCATTTCCATCCCTTTGGATGTCGCCGGCGGCTGCCGGCAGCTCGCTGGTCGCGGTCCTTGGTTTTGGGAGGTCTGTGCCGCCATCGCCTTCGTGCTGAGGGACATTCTCAAGTGCGACTGCGCCGCCGGGAAGACGCCGAGAGCTTCCAACGAGGAATGCGGGATCCCGGAGGACTCGGCGCCATCCGAGGAAGACGCGGAGCCGGACGTGGAGGAGACGGCGGTGGTGGGTTCCAAGCGTCACCGGTCGGAGGTGACAAACGGCTCCGCGCTCCCGGGCGGGAAGAAACCGCGTCCCAACGTCCccgaggaggcggcggtggcgaATTGGAGCTGCGCCGTCCGGCACCGCGTGTGGACGGGACGACGCCGCGTCCGCCGTCAGCTGCGTCACGGGGACGATGCCCAGGAGCCGGAGGGCGACTCCctggagctggagcagaaggTTTCGGAGACCATCGTGGGACGAGGGGACGCCGAGGGGACGCCGCAGCCGCTGCTGCAATTCGAGGCCAGCGCCCGCCCGGCCACCACCCGGCGGGAGACGCGGGTCCTCCTGCGCCTGgtcccctccccaaccccccccgggCCGCTTTTTCGggacttttttcactttttgcagaGTTTTCTGCCCGGCGCGGTGCGGCGGCGCCTGGgctgggggccggcggggggcacGGAGCCCCAGAACGGAGGGGACGTGGCGGGGGGTTCTGTCTCTTGa